DNA sequence from the Parasphaerochaeta coccoides DSM 17374 genome:
CATTCCGGTTTCCTCCAACAAGAGTCCTTCCAGTCCCGGTTCACATTTCGGCGGTTCGTCATTTGGTGGAAGCGGGTTCTCCGGCGGAGGCTTTGGAGGAGGGGGAGGGCGCTCATGGTAGCGGAAATGGTGGCAGAAATGATAGCAGAAACTGCTCTGCCTGTGGTGGTTTTGCCTATGTCGGGCAAGCGGACAATAAGGAAAAGGGGGATACTATGAGGGAAAATGAAATCATCGCTGCGCAGGAGTTATTGGATGAGAAAGGGCATCTTGTAAACCCCGGATGGTCACGTTCTTTGTTCGCACGCTATGACCAGAGCAAGATCAAGGCCAGTCGCCTGCGTATCAAGGACTGGGATTACTATTATGTAGGTGATGGGCGGAATGTGCTTGCCTTGACGATAGCCGACCTGGGATATATTGGTCTTGTGACAGTGACGGTGATCAATCTGGAAGAAAAGACGGAACACAATGTTACGGCAATGCCTTTATTGCCTTTGGGCAGGCTGGGCGTTCCGGTCGGGGATTTGAGCGGTGATGTACGCTACAGGGATAAGAAACTGGATGTGAGTTTCATCGACAAAGGGGAAATCCGCACCCTGCTCTGTCATGTTCCTGCCTTCAAGGACGGTCAGTCGCTTGACGCGGAAATCACGCTTCACCAGCCTCCCATGGATACCATGGTGATCGCGACTCCATGGAAGGAGAACCCGAAAGCCTTCTACTATAATCAGAAGGTCAACTGCATGGTGGCAGAGGGCATCGTGACAATCGGCAAGGAGAAGATAGCATTTGATCCTTCAACGGCATTTTCCACCCTTGACCGTGGGCGGGGGGTATGGACGTATGACAACACATGGTATTGGGGCAGTGGCAACGGCATTGTGGACGGCTCGCCATTCGGACTCAACATTGGTTACGGATTCGGGGATACATCACGGGCAAGCGAGAATATCATTTTCTTCAAGAATGAAGGGCATAAGCTCGGTCGCTTGACGTTCGGCATCCCTCAGGAAAGCTATTGCAGGGAAGAACTCCCGTGGTCTTTTGTGTCGGAAGACGGACGGCTGGACATGCAGATGAAACCTGTTTACGACCGGCGAGCGTTAATCAAGATAGGCCCTATCCTCAATGACGGGCATCAGGTGTTCGGGGTGTTCTCAGGACATGTTCTCCTTGATGATGGGACGAAGCTTCGTTTCAAAGACATCCACGGTTTTGCCGAGAAGATACACAACAAATATTGATGTGCCCTGGCATAGGGAGTGGCATGAGGAAGTGACCGGCGCACCGGAACGACCTGTAATTGGTTGGCGTGCGCCGATATTTTGCGTGAAAAGCATATAATGCTTTCAGGTTATTTGGTGGTTTTAGACGTTGATGCTGTTTGTTAATTCTGTTTTAAATGTAAAAAATGTGTTTTCTGGGGGAACAGAGAGCGTGGATAAAAGAATGGAGCCGGTTTCCCGGCTCCGCTTGTCACTGGATCGTACATGTGTTAGTGAATTCTTTTAGTCGCGGTAAGAGCGGACAGGGCGGCTCTTGGCAATGGCTTCGTTGACACGAAGGTTGCGGCCGTCGAATTCTTTTCCATCGAGCTGGGAAATCGCTGCGTCAGCAGCACCGTCATCTTCCATCTCAACGAACGCAAAGCCCTTGGGGCGATGTGTCTCGCGGTCAATGATGATGTTGGCACTGGAAACAGTCCCATACTGAGCGAACAGGTCCCGAAGCTGATCTTCGGTGGTGCGGTAATTCATATTACCGACATAAATCTTTTTTGCCATGAAAAGCATCCTCCACAGGCCTATGCCTGTATAAAAAGTGTTATTGCTTTAATTGGCGGCATGCACGGATTTTACCTGTCTGCGGGAATAGACCCAGTGACGGATACTCGAAAGATAGGAAAAGAACCAGCAGCAACTCAAAAACTAAAGCATGCAAACGGTAGCATGCCGTTCAGCCGCTGTCAACGGACAGGGGAGCGACAATGCGAAATTACTGTAAAAAATGCATTTTGACTGTCTTTTTTTGCCTTTTTTTACACGTGACACTCTGATTGGACTGTCTGCTCGTGGACAATACGAATGCGGCAAAGCCGCATGGGGTAGAACAGAAACATACTGAACTCCCAAAGGCGAATGGACTCCCGGTAATGAAAACCATCTCCTGCCCTTGCGCAGGAGGGTAAGGCTGGGGCATGATGATAATCATGGATAGGAATTTTCTTGGCCTTGTCATTTCCGTGGCGTATCTTGCGTTCGTGATAGGTATCGGTTATCTCATCTATATAAGGAAACTCGCTTCGTCAGACGTGGTGAGGAAAGTTGTGCATATCGGTGTTTCCAACTGGTGGTTCGTTCTGGTGACCTGCTTCGATACCCCCCTGTTGCCAGTCATCGGCACGGGTTTCTTCATCATCATGAACGGCTTGGCGACGTGGCACGGCTGGACACAGAAATTCTTCGGCCTAAAAGAGGAAAAGAAGCATCACGGGCTTGTCTATTATCCTGCATCCCTCCTGGGGCTTGTCCTCCTTGTCTACGTAGCGGATTTCCCTCTGCATGCCGCCACTGCGGGCGTGCTTGCCATGGGATACGGTGACGGCATAGCAGGACTTATCGGACATCGCTTCGGTCGGAGGAAGCTCCCC
Encoded proteins:
- a CDS encoding RNA recognition motif domain-containing protein, coding for MAKKIYVGNMNYRTTEDQLRDLFAQYGTVSSANIIIDRETHRPKGFAFVEMEDDGAADAAISQLDGKEFDGRNLRVNEAIAKSRPVRSYRD
- a CDS encoding diacylglycerol/polyprenol kinase family protein, whose translation is MMIIMDRNFLGLVISVAYLAFVIGIGYLIYIRKLASSDVVRKVVHIGVSNWWFVLVTCFDTPLLPVIGTGFFIIMNGLATWHGWTQKFFGLKEEKKHHGLVYYPASLLGLVLLVYVADFPLHAATAGVLAMGYGDGIAGLIGHRFGRRKLPGSEKTWLGTGMMFLVSCVVVAGVLLAWNLSGRMFVPVILSTAFIAALLEAVSPYGLDNLSVPFGVAFWMMMPWW
- a CDS encoding DUF2804 domain-containing protein, with product MRENEIIAAQELLDEKGHLVNPGWSRSLFARYDQSKIKASRLRIKDWDYYYVGDGRNVLALTIADLGYIGLVTVTVINLEEKTEHNVTAMPLLPLGRLGVPVGDLSGDVRYRDKKLDVSFIDKGEIRTLLCHVPAFKDGQSLDAEITLHQPPMDTMVIATPWKENPKAFYYNQKVNCMVAEGIVTIGKEKIAFDPSTAFSTLDRGRGVWTYDNTWYWGSGNGIVDGSPFGLNIGYGFGDTSRASENIIFFKNEGHKLGRLTFGIPQESYCREELPWSFVSEDGRLDMQMKPVYDRRALIKIGPILNDGHQVFGVFSGHVLLDDGTKLRFKDIHGFAEKIHNKY